One part of the Oceanihabitans sp. IOP_32 genome encodes these proteins:
- a CDS encoding BatD family protein, translated as MKIKKHISFIILMLVTGFTFSQVKFEAKVSKSTLGINERLRVDFEMNQDGDNFNPPDFNGFTVVGGPNQAVSNSWINGVRTYKKTFSYFLAPKKQGDFTINQATISIDGEIYKTLPVKVKVTAAIDKPKDPNDPNYIASQNIHLVAEVSKTDPYLNEGITVVYKLYVSPNTGVDNWREIDSPRYNDFWSQNIDVQGEKVQMGTYKGEEYQFLVLRRTVLYPQKTGKLTIEPLSLDIAVRVPTNRRDIFGGRLMTRTNKTVSAGRRTINVKPLPEQGRPVDFTGAVGSFDFNVTASKTELDALESLQLKVEVSGKGNLKLFKLPKVSLPSSLEVYEPEHTESVRTNLAGMQGKIQDSYTVVPQFKGKYPIPSISFSYFDLRTETYKRISSDNLIIDVLEGPVSSVSSTNNNANVGTGKQRVVLNNDQFAFIKTKTKFSPTKTGYFFKTPWFWTSLLLPFIAIPLAIVIRKKKRALDADVDGSKIRKADKLAKKYLGKAKRTLGDKDAFYDALESALHNYLKAKLQIETSELSKDRVVALLEDKQVSAVAISDFMSIIKNCELARYTPITNVEMQQDYDKAAKTISLIDKQAR; from the coding sequence ATGAAAATTAAAAAACACATATCATTTATAATTTTAATGTTGGTAACAGGTTTTACTTTTTCACAAGTAAAATTTGAAGCCAAAGTGAGCAAAAGTACTTTGGGTATTAATGAGCGCTTACGTGTCGATTTTGAAATGAATCAAGATGGTGATAATTTTAATCCTCCAGATTTTAACGGATTTACTGTTGTTGGAGGTCCAAACCAAGCGGTAAGCAACTCATGGATTAATGGGGTTAGAACTTATAAAAAGACCTTTAGTTATTTTTTGGCCCCAAAAAAGCAAGGCGATTTCACTATAAATCAAGCCACTATTTCAATAGATGGAGAAATTTATAAAACCCTACCGGTAAAGGTTAAAGTTACAGCCGCTATCGATAAACCCAAGGATCCTAACGATCCAAACTATATAGCTTCTCAAAACATTCATTTGGTCGCCGAGGTTTCTAAAACAGACCCCTATCTAAACGAAGGGATAACGGTAGTTTATAAACTTTATGTATCGCCAAATACTGGGGTTGATAATTGGCGGGAAATCGATAGTCCGCGGTACAACGATTTTTGGAGTCAGAATATCGATGTGCAAGGAGAAAAAGTCCAAATGGGGACCTATAAAGGTGAGGAATACCAATTTTTAGTGTTGAGACGAACCGTGTTATATCCGCAGAAAACCGGAAAATTAACCATAGAACCTTTAAGCTTAGATATTGCCGTAAGAGTACCAACAAACAGGCGTGATATTTTTGGAGGGCGTTTAATGACTCGAACTAACAAAACCGTGTCTGCAGGGCGACGAACCATAAATGTAAAGCCACTACCCGAGCAAGGTAGACCTGTTGATTTTACGGGAGCCGTAGGTAGCTTCGATTTTAATGTTACAGCGTCTAAAACGGAATTAGACGCCTTAGAATCGCTACAATTAAAAGTTGAGGTAAGTGGCAAAGGCAATCTAAAATTGTTTAAATTACCTAAAGTTTCTTTACCTAGCTCTTTAGAGGTATACGAACCAGAGCATACCGAAAGTGTCAGAACAAATTTAGCTGGTATGCAGGGGAAAATTCAAGATAGTTATACGGTTGTTCCGCAATTTAAAGGTAAATACCCCATACCAAGTATTTCGTTTTCGTATTTCGATTTAAGAACGGAAACTTACAAAAGAATATCGTCTGATAACCTTATTATAGACGTTTTAGAAGGACCAGTAAGTAGTGTTTCGAGTACCAATAACAATGCGAATGTCGGTACTGGCAAACAACGGGTTGTTTTAAATAACGATCAGTTTGCCTTTATAAAAACGAAAACTAAGTTTTCGCCTACAAAAACAGGATATTTTTTTAAAACACCTTGGTTTTGGACGTCTTTATTACTCCCATTTATAGCCATTCCGCTTGCCATAGTAATTAGAAAGAAAAAAAGGGCTCTAGACGCCGATGTCGATGGTAGTAAAATTAGAAAAGCAGATAAACTTGCTAAAAAATATTTAGGAAAAGCGAAACGCACTCTCGGAGATAAAGACGCTTTTTACGATGCCCTAGAAAGTGCACTACACAACTATTTAAAAGCTAAATTACAAATTGAAACCAGTGAGCTTAGTAAAGACAGAGTAGTTGCTCTATTAGAAGACAAGCAGGTTAGTGCCGTTGCAATATCCGATTTTATGAGTATCATTAAAAATTGCGAACTGGCACGTTATACGCCAATTACTAATGTAGAGATGCAGCAGGATTATGATAAGGCTGCAAAAACGATTTCTTTAATTGATAAACAAGCACGCTAA
- a CDS encoding tetratricopeptide repeat protein, whose protein sequence is MKKAAILLFTIFASFSFAQEKEELEASKKSNNYIYQGNTLIDDDFVSAEMAYRKAISEQPTTVAGLYNLGSSYYKKGNYDEALYRHELALKNAVSKTEKHKAYHNIGNILMKNKNCIAAVEAYKNALRNDPTDDEARYNLGLAKACAEQQKNQQDQDKEDDNQDDKEEGDQENQDKKDGEEEDDSNDKKDQGDKDNDAGEDEKEDEGKPNEDNKDEGDKNKEDDGNNKDQQKSQPQPGQLSPQQIKSLLEAMNNQEKKVQEKMNAKKQKGESVKAEKDW, encoded by the coding sequence ATGAAAAAAGCAGCGATACTTCTATTTACAATATTTGCATCTTTTTCTTTTGCACAAGAAAAAGAAGAGTTAGAGGCATCTAAAAAGTCTAACAATTACATTTATCAGGGTAATACTTTAATAGACGACGATTTTGTATCGGCCGAAATGGCTTATAGGAAAGCAATATCAGAACAGCCAACCACGGTAGCGGGCTTATATAATTTGGGAAGCTCGTATTATAAAAAAGGAAATTACGACGAGGCGCTATACCGACATGAACTGGCTCTTAAAAATGCCGTTTCTAAAACAGAAAAGCATAAGGCATATCATAATATTGGTAATATTTTAATGAAAAACAAAAACTGTATTGCCGCAGTTGAAGCTTATAAGAATGCATTAAGAAACGACCCCACAGATGATGAGGCGCGTTATAATTTGGGCTTAGCAAAAGCCTGTGCAGAGCAGCAAAAAAATCAACAAGATCAAGATAAAGAAGACGATAATCAAGACGATAAAGAAGAAGGCGACCAAGAAAACCAAGATAAAAAGGACGGCGAAGAGGAAGATGATAGCAACGATAAAAAAGATCAGGGCGATAAGGATAATGATGCCGGAGAGGATGAAAAGGAAGATGAAGGAAAACCTAACGAGGATAATAAAGATGAAGGCGACAAAAATAAGGAAGATGACGGTAATAATAAAGACCAGCAGAAGTCGCAACCACAGCCTGGACAACTGTCGCCGCAGCAAATTAAGAGTTTGTTAGAAGCGATGAATAATCAAGAGAAGAAAGTTCAAGAAAAAATGAACGCAAAAAAACAAAAAGGCGAAAGCGTAAAAGCAGAGAAGGACTGGTAA
- a CDS encoding tetratricopeptide repeat protein, with the protein MKTAAYLLLFLCSTLVFSQNDKLFEQGNALYNQGKYAEAIEKYTAILDSGNHSEALYFNLANAHYKLNNIAPSIYFYEKALLLAPQDKTIQNNMAFAKNMTIDAIDVVPQTGLSKFIKSFTNIMSFDSWAKTSIVFVLCFVALFLIYYFAYSSFNKRLAFIGSFISLVLVLLSLAFTFHKFNSDKNNRPAIVFAQESEVKNEPNLRSEIAFRLHEGTKVQVLDTLNNWKKIKLADGKTGWIDSADIKLLNDFSY; encoded by the coding sequence ATGAAAACAGCAGCATACCTTCTATTATTTTTATGCAGTACCTTAGTTTTTTCACAAAACGATAAGCTTTTTGAGCAGGGCAACGCTTTGTATAACCAAGGAAAATACGCTGAAGCCATTGAGAAGTATACCGCGATTTTAGATTCTGGAAATCATTCTGAAGCACTTTATTTTAATTTGGCTAACGCGCACTATAAATTAAACAATATTGCGCCAAGTATTTATTTCTACGAGAAGGCGTTGTTGTTGGCACCACAGGATAAAACGATACAAAACAACATGGCTTTTGCAAAAAACATGACTATTGATGCCATAGATGTTGTTCCCCAAACAGGGCTATCTAAATTTATTAAAAGCTTTACAAATATCATGAGTTTCGATTCTTGGGCTAAAACCTCAATTGTATTTGTATTGTGTTTTGTTGCGCTCTTTTTAATCTATTATTTCGCATATTCGTCCTTTAATAAGCGTTTGGCCTTTATTGGAAGTTTTATAAGCTTAGTTTTAGTACTATTAAGTTTAGCTTTTACTTTTCATAAATTTAATAGTGATAAAAATAATAGACCAGCAATTGTTTTTGCTCAAGAGAGCGAGGTGAAAAACGAACCAAATTTGCGAAGTGAGATAGCGTTTAGATTACATGAAGGGACTAAAGTTCAGGTGTTAGATACTTTAAACAATTGGAAAAAGATAAAACTAGCCGATGGAAAAACGGGTTGGATCGATTCTGCAGATATAAAATTGTTGAACGATTTTAGCTATTAA